In Trichoderma atroviride chromosome 2, complete sequence, one DNA window encodes the following:
- a CDS encoding uncharacterized protein (EggNog:ENOG41), with the protein MTADTLSLKGKTALITGSGRENGIGAAIARAFARNGADVAIHYASESSKPRAEKVAADISREFGTKTTVVQGAVEKPSNATKMVKETLEGLGASHIDILVNNAGYGVPRNLLEATPESLEAEFAINVFGTVYLTQAVIGLGKMPRGGRIINVGSIASKLGPEVSAVYGAAKAAQDSLTASWAGQLGRSHGITVNTLAPGPIMTDMARPFLEAADGTASADMLKAVEAQTRAEARIGTVDDMADAALLLVSEKSRWLTAQWISVSGGVTGTM; encoded by the exons CGAGAAAATGGcattggcgctgccatcgccagaGCTTTTGCCCGGAACGGTGCCGATGTTGCAATTCACTATGCCTCGGAGAGCTCTAAGCCGCGGGCTGAGAAGGTGGCAGCAGACATCAGTCGCGAGTTTGGAACCAAGACTACCGTTGTACAAGGAGCGGTGGAGAAGCCCAGCAATGCGACAAAGATGGTCAAGGAAACACTAGAAGGACTCGGAGCCTCTCACATTGACATTCTTG TGAATAACGCTGGATATGGAGTTCCGAGAAATCTCTTAGAGGCAACGCCAGAGTCGCTCGAAGCCGAGTTCGCGATCAATGTCTTTGGCACAGTTTACCTGACACAAGCAGTCATTGGACTGGGTAAAATGCCCAGAGGCGGGCGCATCATCAACGTCGGCTCCATTGCGTCAAAACTCGGCCCCGAAGTCAGTGCAGTCTACGGCGCTGCAAAGGCTGCGCAAGATAGTCTCACGGCGTCTTGGGCTGGCCAG CTCGGTCGTTCCCATGGAATTACCGTCAACACCCTCGCTCCGGGACCAATCATGACAGACATGGCCAGGCCATTCTTGGAAGCAGCTGACGGAACCGCATCGGCTGATATGTTGAAAGCGGTGGAGGCGCAAACGCGAGCTGAGGCACGAATTGGGACAGTCGACGACATGGCCGATGCTGCGTTGCTCTTGGTTTCGGAGAAGAGCCGCTGGCTTACCGCGCAATGGATCTCGGTCAGCGGCGGAGTTACTGGAACCATGTAA